In a single window of the Streptomyces sp. HUAS ZL42 genome:
- a CDS encoding ABC transporter permease, translated as MSTPQPQMPQAAPNWQAAPGPSYTGYTSPIPVVRTHLGHAISSEWTKIRSVRSTMWTLGVFVLLVVGVGLLAGALVAASAGEDSLAGENPLSFGVFGLLLGSMCIITLGVLTTASEYGTGMIRTTMVACPSRGRVLAAKAIVFFAVAFTVTLVSVFLVALADVGMLGGAGAKDPTGQEWLKGTLGISLYIALLGLLSLLVGSVIRHSAGAITIMIGVVLAPLVIALFMFSESLEDLRQALFEYSIPNQLAVFYSTSLSDSGPSGWDPLWIITGVTAVAFAGAVALLDKRDV; from the coding sequence ATGAGCACCCCCCAGCCCCAGATGCCGCAGGCCGCGCCCAACTGGCAGGCGGCACCCGGTCCTTCGTACACCGGCTACACCTCGCCGATCCCGGTCGTGCGCACACACCTCGGGCACGCCATCTCCTCGGAGTGGACGAAGATCAGGTCGGTGCGCTCCACGATGTGGACGCTCGGCGTGTTCGTGCTGCTCGTCGTCGGCGTCGGGCTGCTGGCCGGTGCGCTGGTCGCCGCCAGCGCCGGCGAGGACAGCCTCGCGGGCGAGAACCCGCTGTCGTTCGGCGTCTTCGGGCTGCTGCTCGGCAGCATGTGCATCATCACGCTCGGCGTGCTCACCACGGCCTCGGAGTACGGCACCGGCATGATCCGGACCACGATGGTCGCCTGCCCCTCCAGGGGGCGGGTGCTGGCGGCGAAGGCGATCGTGTTCTTCGCGGTCGCGTTCACGGTGACGCTGGTGTCGGTGTTCCTCGTGGCCCTCGCGGACGTGGGCATGCTGGGCGGTGCCGGCGCGAAGGATCCGACCGGCCAGGAGTGGCTGAAGGGCACGCTCGGCATCTCGCTCTACATCGCGCTGCTCGGCCTGCTCTCGCTGCTCGTCGGCTCGGTCATCCGGCACTCGGCGGGCGCGATCACCATCATGATCGGCGTCGTGCTGGCCCCGCTCGTCATCGCGCTGTTCATGTTCTCGGAGTCGCTGGAGGACCTGCGCCAGGCCCTGTTCGAGTACTCGATCCCGAACCAGCTCGCCGTCTTCTACTCCACGTCCCTCAGCGACTCGGGCCCGTCCGGCTGGGACCCGCTGTGGATCATCACCGGCGTCACGGCCGTGGCGTTCGCCGGCGCCGTCGCCCTGCTGGACAAGCGGGACGTGTAG
- a CDS encoding ATP/GTP-binding protein, whose amino-acid sequence MSPRRNRPKGSGSSGNSAEDDRSGRYGGWQTAVSWQGEEWSVRHVAGASAQGKTYRCPGCDQMIPDGVPHVVVWPEHAGVDDRRHWHKACWNARDRRTPGVRRSRNAPKF is encoded by the coding sequence GTGTCCCCGCGTCGCAACCGACCCAAGGGCTCCGGTTCGTCAGGCAACAGCGCCGAGGACGACCGGTCCGGCCGCTACGGCGGCTGGCAGACCGCGGTGAGCTGGCAGGGCGAGGAGTGGAGCGTGCGGCACGTGGCCGGTGCGAGCGCGCAGGGCAAGACGTACCGCTGCCCCGGCTGCGACCAGATGATCCCCGACGGAGTCCCGCACGTCGTCGTGTGGCCCGAGCACGCGGGCGTCGACGATCGCCGCCACTGGCACAAGGCGTGCTGGAACGCACGGGACCGCCGCACCCCGGGGGTGCGGCGGTCCCGAAACGCGCCGAAGTTCTGA
- a CDS encoding LLM class flavin-dependent oxidoreductase: MRVGSFVLAAQFPGQGQGEALHRAVRSAEVAEEAGLDSVWLAEHHFVPYGTCPSAVTLAALLLGRTRRIRVGTAVSVLPTAHPVALGEQAALLHMTSGGRFSLGVGRGGPWVDLEVFGSGLEAYEKGYPESLDLLVRWLREPAVSASGERFRFREVPVVPRPSESLTDTEGPEVVVACTSQASVRLAAERGLPMLLGMHVGDEEKAEMVALWRQYARAAGRPAEEIVGAAHVSAGVCQIADRRTDAVETLLKAMPGWLKQGLDAHVTVDGRDRQMRDPLAYTELLCGLHPVGPPRLCVDRLAATSERTGISRFALLVEGSGDLAATEENVRRLGAEVLPHLG, translated from the coding sequence ATGCGTGTAGGAAGTTTCGTGTTGGCGGCCCAGTTCCCGGGGCAGGGCCAGGGGGAGGCGCTGCACCGCGCGGTCCGCTCGGCCGAGGTCGCCGAGGAGGCGGGGCTCGACTCGGTCTGGCTGGCCGAGCACCACTTCGTGCCGTACGGCACCTGTCCGTCGGCCGTGACCCTGGCGGCGTTACTGCTCGGCCGCACCCGCCGCATCCGGGTGGGTACGGCGGTCAGTGTGCTGCCCACCGCCCACCCGGTCGCCCTCGGCGAGCAGGCCGCGCTGCTGCACATGACGAGCGGCGGACGGTTCTCGCTCGGCGTGGGCCGGGGCGGTCCGTGGGTGGACCTGGAGGTGTTCGGCTCGGGTCTTGAGGCGTACGAGAAGGGGTACCCGGAATCACTCGATCTGCTGGTGCGCTGGCTGCGCGAACCCGCCGTGTCCGCCTCGGGGGAACGGTTCCGCTTCCGTGAAGTGCCCGTCGTCCCCAGGCCGTCGGAGTCCCTGACGGACACGGAGGGGCCGGAGGTCGTCGTCGCGTGCACCTCGCAGGCGAGCGTGCGGCTGGCCGCCGAGCGCGGGCTGCCGATGCTGCTCGGCATGCACGTGGGAGACGAGGAGAAGGCGGAGATGGTCGCGCTGTGGCGGCAGTACGCGCGCGCGGCCGGGCGGCCGGCGGAGGAGATCGTCGGCGCGGCCCATGTCTCGGCCGGCGTCTGCCAGATCGCGGACCGGCGCACGGACGCCGTGGAGACTCTGCTGAAGGCGATGCCGGGCTGGCTGAAACAGGGGCTCGACGCCCATGTGACGGTCGACGGACGCGACCGGCAGATGCGGGACCCGCTGGCGTACACCGAACTCCTCTGCGGGCTGCACCCCGTCGGCCCGCCGCGGCTGTGCGTCGACCGGCTCGCGGCGACCAGCGAGCGGACCGGCATCTCCCGCTTCGCCCTGCTCGTCGAGGGCTCGGGCGACCTGGCGGCGACCGAGGAGAACGTACGACGGCTGGGGGCCGAGGTACTCCCCCACCTCGGCTGA
- a CDS encoding SCO5389 family protein encodes MSLDVSPALLEQAERGEVDEAEFVDCVRTSLPYAWEMISSLVAQLKVDGGDFADNQTPPPDEQARGQLLRALASDAIRGALQRHFGVRLAFQNCHRVAVFPLDPAVDETLARFTSVRNQLLNQSPELRDC; translated from the coding sequence ATGTCGCTCGACGTCTCACCGGCCCTACTCGAACAGGCCGAGCGAGGCGAGGTCGACGAAGCGGAATTCGTCGACTGCGTCCGGACCTCCCTGCCCTACGCATGGGAGATGATCAGCTCCCTGGTGGCCCAGCTGAAGGTCGACGGCGGAGACTTCGCCGACAACCAGACGCCCCCGCCGGACGAGCAGGCGCGCGGTCAGCTGCTGCGTGCGCTCGCGAGTGACGCGATACGCGGCGCGCTGCAGCGGCACTTCGGTGTGCGGCTGGCTTTCCAGAACTGCCACCGGGTGGCGGTGTTCCCGCTGGACCCGGCGGTCGACGAGACGCTGGCCCGTTTCACGTCGGTCCGCAATCAGCTGCTCAACCAGTCCCCGGAACTGCGGGACTGCTGA
- the nucS gene encoding endonuclease NucS: MRLVIARCSVDYAGRLTAHLPSAPRLILVKADGSVSIHADDRAYKPLNWMSPPCTLKEGEGEEKGVWTVTNKAGEKLIITMEEVLHDSTHELGVDPGLIKDGVEAHLQELLADRIETLGEGYTLIRREYMTAIGPVDILCRDAEGRTVAVEIKRRGEIDGVEQLTRYLELLNRDPHLAPVRGIFAAQEIKPQARVLATDRGIGCQVLDYDAMRGIEDDKLRLF; encoded by the coding sequence ATGCGTCTCGTCATTGCCCGGTGCTCCGTCGACTACGCGGGCCGGCTCACCGCCCACCTGCCCTCCGCGCCCCGTCTCATCCTGGTGAAGGCGGACGGCAGCGTCTCGATCCACGCGGACGACCGGGCCTACAAGCCCCTCAACTGGATGTCGCCGCCCTGCACCCTGAAGGAGGGCGAGGGTGAGGAGAAGGGCGTCTGGACCGTGACCAACAAGGCGGGCGAGAAGCTCATCATCACGATGGAGGAAGTCCTCCACGACTCCACGCACGAACTCGGGGTCGACCCTGGCCTGATCAAGGACGGCGTGGAAGCGCACCTTCAGGAACTGCTCGCCGACCGTATCGAGACGCTCGGCGAGGGCTACACCCTCATCCGCCGCGAGTACATGACGGCCATCGGCCCGGTCGACATCCTGTGCCGGGACGCCGAGGGCCGGACCGTCGCGGTCGAGATCAAGCGGCGCGGTGAGATCGACGGCGTCGAACAGCTCACGCGCTACCTGGAGCTGCTGAACCGCGATCCCCACCTCGCGCCTGTGCGGGGCATCTTCGCGGCCCAGGAGATCAAGCCGCAGGCGCGAGTCCTCGCGACGGACCGGGGAATCGGCTGCCAGGTCCTGGACTACGACGCGATGCGGGGCATCGAGGACGACAAGTTGCGACTGTTCTGA